The Sandaracinaceae bacterium genome contains a region encoding:
- a CDS encoding MFS transporter, with protein sequence MTRAAVQAADLGEEPALPWSSFGPILAVHFLGTLGFSLAIPFLVFIVTDLGGAAWTYGLVGATYSAFQLFGAPWLGRWSDRAGRRPVLVASQVGTLLAWLLFFGALSLPVVGLTELAGATLTIPLLLVFAARALDGATGGNISVANAYVADLTRTTPELRQVAFGRMGMAASLGFVIGPAAAGLLGGTAWGPRLPIAVAASFAGVTTAAILLWLKEPRGRCPKGPPAPDVLEAGLSQQAKPCHERPRKRVLREGVTQKPVAILLGATFLLFLGFNFFFAGFPVHAATVYGWDTAELGVFFAILAGMMFLAQGPLLSFASKRLDRRIVFAVGLGFLVLALISYQLPPGPISYVGAACFALGNGLSWPTFQSRIAEVGGDDQGSVQGAITSASSLASILGLLGGAFLYPALGGALFLLAAGMFAVVLVLTPLWFRSITADAPG encoded by the coding sequence ATGACTCGCGCCGCCGTCCAGGCCGCCGACCTCGGCGAGGAGCCCGCGCTCCCGTGGTCGAGCTTCGGCCCGATCCTCGCCGTGCATTTCCTCGGCACGCTCGGCTTCTCGCTCGCCATCCCGTTCCTCGTCTTCATCGTCACCGACCTGGGCGGCGCCGCGTGGACGTACGGCCTCGTCGGCGCGACCTACTCGGCCTTCCAGCTCTTCGGCGCCCCGTGGCTCGGCCGCTGGTCCGATCGCGCCGGGCGCCGGCCGGTGCTCGTCGCGAGCCAGGTCGGCACCCTGCTCGCCTGGCTGCTCTTCTTCGGCGCGCTCTCGCTCCCCGTCGTCGGCCTGACCGAGCTGGCCGGGGCGACGCTGACCATCCCGCTCTTGCTCGTGTTCGCGGCGCGCGCGCTCGACGGCGCGACGGGCGGCAACATCTCGGTCGCCAACGCCTACGTGGCCGACCTGACGCGCACCACGCCCGAGCTCCGCCAGGTCGCCTTCGGGCGCATGGGCATGGCCGCGAGCCTGGGCTTCGTCATCGGCCCCGCGGCGGCCGGCCTGCTCGGGGGCACCGCCTGGGGCCCACGCCTGCCCATCGCGGTGGCCGCGTCGTTCGCCGGCGTCACCACGGCCGCGATCCTCCTCTGGCTGAAGGAACCGCGCGGACGCTGCCCGAAGGGGCCGCCCGCCCCGGACGTGCTCGAGGCGGGGCTGAGCCAGCAGGCCAAGCCTTGTCACGAGCGCCCCAGAAAGCGCGTGCTCCGCGAAGGCGTGACGCAGAAGCCGGTCGCGATCCTCCTCGGCGCGACGTTCCTCCTCTTCCTCGGCTTCAACTTCTTCTTCGCCGGCTTCCCCGTGCACGCGGCCACCGTCTACGGCTGGGACACGGCCGAGCTGGGCGTCTTCTTCGCCATCCTCGCGGGCATGATGTTCCTGGCGCAAGGTCCATTGCTGTCCTTCGCGTCGAAGCGCCTCGACCGGCGGATCGTCTTCGCCGTCGGCCTCGGCTTCCTCGTGCTCGCGCTGATCAGCTATCAGCTCCCGCCGGGTCCCATCAGCTACGTCGGCGCGGCGTGCTTCGCCCTCGGCAACGGCCTCTCCTGGCCGACCTTCCAGTCGCGCATCGCGGAGGTCGGCGGCGACGACCAGGGGAGCGTCCAGGGCGCCATCACGAGCGCGAGCAGCCTCGCCAGCATCCTGGGTCTGCTCGGCGGCGCATTCCTCTACCCGGCGCTCGGCGGCGCGCTCTTCCTCCTCGCGGCCGGCATGTTCGCCGTCGTGCTCGTGCTCA
- a CDS encoding MYXO-CTERM sorting domain-containing protein, translating to MKPTLAAVFTILTLAAPAAADIPPPDDYVETCTLARYEAAGGDCLACPGGWDSDGCADHPDVTEEHERCCSSWGASSNTEVWCAGGCPSVGEEEAEPEPEPEPEPEPEPEPEPEPEADAPTNAPGADGGCGCRVAASRSGLPVALGALGLLALIRRPGRRRR from the coding sequence ATGAAACCCACACTCGCCGCCGTCTTCACGATCCTGACCCTCGCCGCGCCCGCCGCGGCCGACATCCCTCCGCCCGACGACTACGTCGAGACGTGCACGCTCGCGCGCTACGAAGCGGCCGGCGGGGACTGCCTGGCGTGCCCCGGCGGCTGGGACTCCGACGGCTGCGCAGACCACCCGGACGTGACGGAAGAGCACGAGCGCTGCTGCTCGAGCTGGGGCGCGAGCAGCAACACCGAGGTCTGGTGCGCGGGCGGCTGCCCGTCGGTCGGGGAAGAGGAGGCCGAGCCCGAGCCGGAGCCGGAGCCGGAGCCGGAGCCGGAGCCGGAGCCGGAGCCGGAGCCTGAGGCCGATGCGCCGACGAACGCGCCGGGGGCCGACGGTGGCTGCGGCTGTCGCGTCGCGGCGTCCCGCTCCGGCCTGCCCGTCGCGCTCGGCGCCCTCGGGCTGCTCGCGCTCATCAGACGCCCCGGGCGGCGCAGGCGCTAG
- a CDS encoding DUF1552 domain-containing protein: MKKTTIHRRTLLRSSLLGLGAAVALPPLEAMFDANGTALADGTPIPLRYGVFFWGNGVRPDRWRPGRVGAEWWLDPNEELAPLAASTVRDRVSVLTGFDCQQGGVGHHSGRAQMLTGTYDVNNGTYGGATGPSSDFLVADAWEGATRLRSIDVGISSTGKASSRVGGQVSWNGSGRSAGVELDPSALYDRLFGMGFGEETAAGLEAARRRGVVRQSMVDVVREDAERLRDRLGAEDQRRIEAHLDGLRGVERQIASLGAASTCVAPDRPSRPWTDEGGRELLTEKNQVVADLLAIALACDVSRVFTYQLNGMQADTVFWQVGGEQGAHVQTHDDRGLPEGETLAPQFERVHLSVVFIMEQLTTLLEALDRIPEGDGTVLDHSAIYATSEVADGTRHTIDDMPILVAGGAGGALVPGMHYRASGGANATDVPLTLMRAVGVDAASFGAGESASTRHVSELLT, encoded by the coding sequence ATGAAGAAGACCACGATTCACCGCCGCACCCTCCTCCGCAGCTCCCTCCTCGGCCTCGGCGCCGCCGTCGCGCTCCCGCCCCTCGAGGCGATGTTCGACGCAAACGGCACTGCGCTCGCCGACGGCACGCCCATCCCGCTCCGCTACGGCGTGTTCTTCTGGGGCAACGGCGTCCGCCCCGATCGCTGGCGCCCCGGCCGGGTGGGCGCGGAGTGGTGGCTGGATCCGAACGAGGAGCTCGCCCCCCTCGCCGCCTCGACCGTGCGCGATCGCGTCTCGGTGCTGACCGGCTTCGACTGCCAGCAGGGCGGCGTCGGTCACCACAGCGGCCGCGCCCAGATGCTGACCGGCACCTATGACGTGAACAACGGCACCTATGGTGGCGCCACCGGCCCGAGCTCCGACTTCCTCGTCGCCGACGCGTGGGAGGGCGCGACGCGACTCCGCTCGATCGACGTCGGCATCTCGTCCACGGGCAAGGCGAGCTCCCGCGTGGGCGGACAGGTCTCCTGGAACGGATCCGGTCGCTCCGCCGGCGTCGAGCTCGACCCGTCCGCGCTCTACGACCGCCTCTTCGGCATGGGCTTCGGCGAGGAGACCGCGGCGGGGCTCGAGGCGGCGAGGCGGCGCGGCGTGGTCCGACAGAGCATGGTCGACGTCGTGCGCGAGGACGCCGAGCGGCTGCGCGACCGGCTCGGCGCCGAGGACCAACGCCGGATCGAGGCGCACCTCGACGGGCTGCGCGGCGTGGAGCGACAGATCGCGAGCCTCGGCGCGGCGAGCACGTGCGTGGCGCCGGATCGTCCCTCACGCCCGTGGACCGACGAGGGCGGTCGCGAGCTGCTCACCGAGAAGAACCAGGTCGTCGCGGACCTCCTCGCCATCGCGCTCGCGTGCGACGTCAGCCGCGTCTTCACCTACCAGCTCAACGGCATGCAGGCGGACACGGTCTTCTGGCAGGTCGGCGGGGAGCAGGGCGCGCACGTACAGACCCACGACGACCGCGGCCTCCCCGAGGGCGAGACGCTCGCCCCGCAGTTCGAGCGCGTGCACCTCTCGGTGGTGTTCATCATGGAGCAGCTGACCACCCTGCTCGAGGCCCTCGACCGCATCCCGGAGGGAGACGGCACCGTGCTCGACCACTCCGCCATCTACGCCACCAGCGAGGTCGCGGATGGTACGCGGCACACCATCGACGACATGCCCATCCTCGTGGCGGGCGGCGCGGGCGGCGCGCTCGTGCCCGGGATGCACTACCGCGCGAGCGGCGGCGCGAACGCCACGGACGTCCCCCTCACGCTCATGCGCGCGGTCGGCGTGGACGCGGCCTCCTTCGGTGCCGGCGAGAGCGCGTCGACGCGCCACGTGAGCGAGCTGCTCACCTGA